In Cystobacter ferrugineus, the DNA window GTGCGCTGGCGCAACGCCGGGCCGCCGAGTGGAGCGCTCGCGGCACATCCCGCCAGCACGACGAGGGCCAGGAGCAGCAACGGCCCCCCGCGCCCTCGCGTCGTGACAGAAGCCCTCACGGGCACCCCGAGGACACTTCAGCGCCGCAGCAGCACGGAGGCGGCCGACACGGGGGGCGGCTCGACGGCGGTGCCCTTGCGGCGCTGCGCGGGCGCGTCCAGGAAGGTGCCGAGCAGCACCCAGCGCCGTGCGTCCTCGTCGCGACCCGGCCGGGCCATGAGCGGCGTGGTGTAGTGCCAGAAGGGCAGCCGGTACACGGTGATGCCGCCCAGCGTGTTCACGCTCTTCATCTCCGAGAAGTGTCCCTGCTTGGAGTAGATGAGCCACTGGTGCGCCACGGCGGGCGTGGCGAACGTGAGGTGCATGTCCACGTAGCCGTCGCGCGCTTCCTCGTCCTCGGGGTGGTGATCGTTGTGCGGCCCCGCGTAGTCCCCCGGGCCGTAGCACAGCACCTGGATGCCCCACTTGCGCCGCAACGGGCGGCCACTCACCGCCGCCGCGAACGCCGCGAAGCTGTCCGAGCGCATCATCTCCACCAGCCCCACCCGCTCCGCGGCCGCATACGAGCGCGAGCGCCGGCTCTCCAACATCGCCGTGCGCACCCGCACCGTCTTGGGCAGCAGCTCCTCGTAGTTCTCCGTCATCCCGAGGATGCTCTCGGGGGGGATGGGGTCCTCCATGGGCGAGAGCGTGTCCGGCAGCGCCGCCTCCAGCGCGTCCCGACATGCCGCCGCCTTGTGTGCGTCGATCACCCCACTGAGCGCCACGAAGCGCTGGCCCGGCTTGAGGAGCGCGCTGCACGCCTCATTGTCACGGCCCTCCAGGATGCGCCGCCCCCGGGGCGTGAGCAGATCCGCGAACTGCGCGGGAAAGGTCTTCATGTCACCCGTCTCTTCCGTGCCAGCTCCACCAGCGCCGGGCCAATCTCCCCCAGCGGCAGCACCCGGCTCACCGCGCCGGTGGCCACCGCTTCCTGGGGCATTCCGTAGATGACCGCCGTGCGCTCCGACTCCGCCCACACCTCGCCGCCCGCCTTCCGGATGCTCTTGGCGCCCAGGGCTCCGTCCGAGCCCATGCCCGTCAGTACCACACCCACCGCCTTGGAACCGAACACCTCGGCCAGGCTCATGAAGAGCCGGTCCACCGAGGGCGCGTGCTTGTCCTGCATCGTCGGCGGTGGTGTCCCGAGCGTGTACTGCCCGCCCTGCCGGTACACCACGAGCTGCCGTCCACCCGGGGCGATGAAGACATGGCCCGGCTGGAGCGTGTCGCCCTCCTGCGCCTCGCGTACCGTGAAGGGGCCCAGCCGATCCAGGCGATCGGCGAAGGCGCGGGTGAACTGCTTGGGCATGTGCTGGCACACCAGCAGGCTCATCGAGGGCTCGGGCGCGAGCGACTCCAACAGCCGCTGCACCGCGGGCGGTCCACCCGTGGAGGCGCCCACGCCCACCACGAACGAGGGCTCCAGGGGAATGACGCGCTGACGGCGCACCACGGGCTGCAGCTCCGCGCGCACCCGCCGCGCGGCGTGGACCTTCTCGTGCAACTCCCGACGCAGCCGCTCCAGCGCGTCGGGCGTGGGCTTGGAGGGCTTGGCGATGAAGTCGAAGGCCCCCAGCTCCAGCGCCTTGAACACGTCCGCCTTGTGCGCGTAGCTGGAGATGACGATGACGGGCGTGGGCGCGGCGCTCTTGAGCAGGCGCAGGAAGGAGTAGCCGCCCAGCCGCGGCATCTCCAGATCCAACGTCACCACGTCCGGGTGCAGCGCCATCACCTGGCGCAGGCCCTCGTTGCCATCGGCGGCGGTGCTCACCACGCGCACGTCCGGCGAGGACTCCAGCAGCTCCGTCAACAGCCGGCGGTTGGGTGCCGAGTCGTCCACCACCAACACCTTCAGGGGTTCCTCGGCGCTCA includes these proteins:
- a CDS encoding protein-glutamate methylesterase/protein-glutamine glutaminase, which codes for MSAEEPLKVLVVDDSAPNRRLLTELLESSPDVRVVSTAADGNEGLRQVMALHPDVVTLDLEMPRLGGYSFLRLLKSAAPTPVIVISSYAHKADVFKALELGAFDFIAKPSKPTPDALERLRRELHEKVHAARRVRAELQPVVRRQRVIPLEPSFVVGVGASTGGPPAVQRLLESLAPEPSMSLLVCQHMPKQFTRAFADRLDRLGPFTVREAQEGDTLQPGHVFIAPGGRQLVVYRQGGQYTLGTPPPTMQDKHAPSVDRLFMSLAEVFGSKAVGVVLTGMGSDGALGAKSIRKAGGEVWAESERTAVIYGMPQEAVATGAVSRVLPLGEIGPALVELARKRRVT